The DNA region aaaaaaccgggACAGTGATGTCATTGGCTTTGCATCTTACACGGTGACAGAGAAATGAAGAACGATGCGGGAGTGGATTTGCCAAAGTCAATATATACAAAAATTTTGTCCAAATCCATCAATGATAggatgggaaaacaaattattatCATGAACATAGGACTGCAATACCCGGTGTATACACCCACGTATGGTTATTATCCTCTCCGGACAAAGCATTATGGGATAGATCTGCATGCAACTAATAAAACGTATCATGATGGGATGGAGACAatataaatgatatatatatgtatatatatagatatcatgcatatgtattatatatatgtggtggattaatttggaaaaaaacCAACTACTGGGGAAGCTTGTTCAATTTGCAGAACATATAATCCCTGAATTTCTTGGACTTAAACTTGGGAGGATTCTGCTCGTCAACTAGCTGGCCGAGAGGCCCGACCACAAAATCCATCGGAGGCTCCAGGAAAACTGGCCACGACATCCGCTCCCTGTTCCTGTCCACCGTAGTCCGGTGTAGCACGCTCCGATACCTTCCGTTGCTCAGGATCTGCAACAACACGGCACATGCACACCCTTATGAGTATGTATGTTAAACACGAACCaacaatgtatatataattgatgagaaaggaaaaagagaagataATTCAAGTCTACGGAAATTCTCGACCTCAATCTGATCACCGATGTGGATGATCAATGCGTTGGGGATGTATTCAGCATCGATCCAATGGCCATCCTTCAGGACCTGTAGCCCGGGAACCTCGTTGGGCACAAGCACGGTGAGAGCTGACAGGTCAGTGTGCGCCACCACCCCGAGAGCCAGGTCAGGGCGGGGACACGGGGGATAGTAGTTTATCTTGAGGTTATATTGCAGCTCCTCCCCTCCTACCGCTTCTTTCAGCACATGTTCCTCGAGGCCGAGCCCCAGAGACAGGGCACCGAACAGCTTGTCAACGACTTCCCGCATGTATCCCGCGTATTCTTCATTGACTTCCCTGCATTTCAACCCTTATCATTTCTCATGCACGTACAAGTAATATTTGGTTACAGATGGATCGGTATGTAACGACAATGGACGACGGACCTGTAAGAAGGCGGGTTCTTAGGCCAGAACTGATGGTTGATGGACGAAGGCGGCCAAATCTTGTGGAAGAGGTGATCCACCCAGCCCTTCTTGCCATTGAAATCCTTCTGGAGCATACTCCCGTAGCCCTCGATGCTCCGAGAGCCCGGGATCTTAGCATACGCTTCTTTCTCTTCCTGGGGGAGTTCAAAGAACTCTCTTCCAGCACGCTGCAGCCTGCTTATGAGGTCGCCAGGTATCCCGTGTTTAACCACCTGGAATATCCCCCAGTCTTGACTGGCTTCAGAGATGGCCTGCACTAGCTTCTCTCGGTTTGGCTCACTCATGTCTATCGTTGGAATCTTTGGGACGACAGGACCTTTGTATGTCGTGATTGCCGGCTGCTCCGTCTCCGGCCAGATGAATTCCTCCGGGATAGTTTCAGTCGGCAGGCAAGAGAAAGCAAGGGCTTGGACTCTCTTTAGTTCCATCTCTATCCAACAACTAATTTTTCTTATGTTTAGCTTCGCTCTGTGATGGTGGCCAAGTCTTGGTCGTAAACCTTAGCTATGTGATTGTAAGGACAAATACCTTTTTATAAGGACCCACGGTGTAAGAACAAGACGTCATAAAGAGGTAGGTAGCTTAATAACCATAACCGTATCTTTAATTGACCTGCCGGCTGAAACTAAATTAACCTCGCCTAAATATTGACTAGTTTGGGTAGACACGAAGTGCTCCCATCGCAGTTTTGGACTCGAGCATTGCAGATTAGCTCTATCTACCTATTGACCATGGTTCGCCAATCACACCACATCTTGTGATTACACGTACATAAGCTAAAATCTTTGATTAGTGTGATCTAGAGAATTAGGGTAAATAGAAAAGCTAGCAATCATATATGGGGTTAATTCCATGAGAAAACATGATCACGCGCACCGGAACGGAACAAAGTGATATGACCATATTATACGAACTGCTATCAAGGGTTGGGAACTCTAAGTGCGTTGCTATAGACCAGAAGTCGAGACAACGGCTGCGTTTGatttgttagtgtgattttaaattaataattttgattttgattttgattgtgaaaaaagacaaatgagatggtattataaatttgacttgggaaacatgtatttttgttgtgtagtgtgttgagttaaaatcaaaatcatgattctaaaatcagcCTAACTTTTCAAACGCAGCCGTAGTTTAACGAACAAAGATCAGTCTCTGATCACAAAATGATCAACTGTGCAATATATACTAGAGTTTTTTATCTAACAGTAACTGAGTATACGGAAGAATGACCAATCGAGTCGATTATGATTGATTTTGAAGTTGCAGCTATAACGTAACATTATGCGTCGGGAGAGGAGACACGTGGAATGGCCAGGAGACAACCTATTTTGAAACTTTGACATCGGGGCAGTGGATTAACGTGGATTCCTCGGATTCACTCGTTGGGGTTGGTAGGGCTACTGATTGCCCGGGAAGTTTTATGATGCGCTTACTTTTTGGTGTAATCAGTAATTTAGATTAGATTGTGGAATCGCAATTGTGgatgtaaaataaatatataaattgttGAGAGTAAAAAATTCCATACGGAAAAACTAATACGAATCTAACgaatttataagagattggacATCACAATCTATTAGTTTAAGTTTTTGGATTGAAAATGAGCCTAATCGTTTATAGGCAAAGTATGTATTTCATATGGTATTAGAGCAGATTATGCTTCTACGTCCATATGTATGGGTGTTCACATCACACCATTTGAAATGTCTCTTTATCGATGAGCAGTGGAAGTGCGCCCATGTTTGGATGGAACTCGTGGtttctttgaaatttgaaTGCGGAGAGAATTCCGTCTCATCTTAGTCCGGCCTAAGCATGATCTCATTCTCAATTGTCGTCCCTCCTCCTCTCGAACACGAAAGTCTAGTCCCGGCTcgtaattaattattcaagATGGGTTGTTCTAGTCTACGTGGCACGTGTAGGTGAATGTCAAAACTATACGTTGCCACATGAGAACGGGTATTGAGAGTAAAAAATCTCACACTGAAAAACTAATAAGAATCCAATAGACTTATAAGAGATTTAGTACCACAATCTATTAGCTCGAGATTTTAGATTGGAGATGAACCCAATCATTTATAGGTTCAAGTGggtattttatataaattgtcATTCCAAATCTTGAAAGTGACTACACCATACCATGCaataattacatataaaaagaaaatctaaaatGACACGCTTAATTACTTCagcttttcaaaaaaaaattcttgattaAAAAAGAGGTATATAGAtccaatataataaaataaaaataaaaataattaattaataaagaagaaCGAGTAATTTTATTATCGAATCAGGAATCCTTTGTTTATCATAATATCCCACAACCTCTTTTGATGCTTTTCATAGACTTTTTATTACTGCTAAAAGCGAGTTCCGTTTaatttcgcagttaaaattacaaaaattttaactttaactttaactcaacatactacacaacaaaaatacacatttctcaagtcaacaattttaattttaactttaacttaacacattacacaatcatttattattttttacaatcaaaatcaaaattattttaattataaaattaaacgCACTCAAAAGCTCTGCTGCTCACCTAACTGGGGAGATCTATTCATTTCAATAGAAAGTCAACTGTTGCCAATACCCAAAAAAGGTCCAGTGTTGCTAGTTTGCTTCTGCTTCATTAAAGATATAACCTGCCGGGGAGGAAAGCTAGCCAGAGCCCATTTGATGACTCAGCTCATAAATTAATACACGCTATATATACGATAAGCCTGTAAAAGATATGAGATAGCatctaaattaattaagcCGAAGGAAGAATAGTTCATATCCGAGCCTGGTGCagttactttttatttatttttatatataaaaatagataataaacACATAAAACTTATAAATGAATATAGATAAAAAAGACAGTAAAATTTTAAGAGAAAGTGTAGCATAGTGATGTATGCCTTCAAGTGGGTATCTTACATAAATAGTCATTCCAAATCTTGAAAGTGACTATACCATACCATGCaataattacatataaaaagaaaatttaaaatgacaCGCTTAATTACTTCagcttttcaaaaaaaattcttgattaAAAAAGAGGTATATAGAtccaatataataaaataaaaataaaaataattaattaataaagaaaaacgaCTAGTTTTATTATCGAATCAAGAATCCTTTGGTTATCATAATATATCTCTTTTGATGCTTTTCATAGATTTTTTATTACTGTTAAAAGCCAGTTCTATTtgatttcgcagttaaaattacaaaaattttaactttaactttaactcaacatactacacaataaaaatacacattttcacgtcaataattttaactttaacttaacacactacataatcatttattattttttataatcaaaatcaaaattattttaattctaaaaccaaacgcactcaCAAGCTCTGCTGCTCACCTAACTGGGGAGATCTATTCATTTCAATAGAAAGTCAACTGTTGCCAATACCCAAAAAAGGTCCAGTGTTGCCGGTTTGCTTCTGCTTCATTAAAGATATAACCTGCCGTGGAGGAAAGCTAGCCAGAGCCCATTTGATGACTCAGCTCATAAATTAATACATGCTATATATACGATAAGCCTATAAAAGATATGAGATAGCatctaaattaattaagcCGAAGGAAGAATAGTTCATATCCGCGCCTGGTGCagttactttttattttttttatatataaaaatagataataaacACATAAGACTTATAAATGAATATAGATAAAAAAGACAgtaaaatcttttaaaaaagtGTAGCGTAGTGGTGCATGCTTTCATCTGTTTTTTTAGACGTTAAGGTTCGATAGTTAATGGAACTACTCATGcacctttattagttatttattatttttctttaattatacTAAGTTTTGGACttcatttttaacaaaaaaaggaCCGTCAAATAAGTAAAATCATGATGACAATAAACAAATGCATACTCTATACATATAAAGTAAAcaatatacttatttttttcgattataaaggTGGCCCATGGACGTAGTacattgaaatataaatcttaaatatttaataaaggggTACGGGTAGTCCCACTGAGTATCGAACTTGGGACCTATTGGTCACCAGGCGAGAGGTGCGCCACTGCGCTATACTTTCTCTTGATAAACAATATACTTATTGAATGACCGTAATTctataatatgtataattaCTTATGAAAAGTAACGATAGCATGTAGAGATGTAGAAAAAAAAGCATAGTGAATGAAAGAACAATGGATAAAAGGAATTTTGTTAAGTATTTATAGCGAATTCAGTACATTAAACTTGAAGAATATCATTAGTTGGatcaattattttcaattattggggaaatttttaattttttaattatgcaaattatttaattatatttctaaCATTCATTGAATATATACCAATACATGCCAAATGCATGATCCTCGGTCAAGACACATCGAATTTCTATTAAATGGAGCAACTCAAGAGATGTCTTAACCAGGAGCTGAGGGTTATCAAGGTTGATTTGAGTTACTATCGACGTTTAGCCAAGAATTGATTGTTCTCCAATCCAATGCTCACATTTTGCGCcttagcttttatatattatatatagatgcgGGCTACTCAGTATGTCATCAGTGAAACAGTTTATGGAACGGAGCTCTCGAATTCAATGTCTGAAGTTACCCGATTATGTGAAGGAGATGTCCTCTCCACAAGGAGAAACCACGAACGCTGTGTTGGTCGCCTGACTCGTCTATCAGTTGTAAATTCACCAAAACTTCAAAAGCATTAACGAATCTTGGTACACATATGCATTTGACATTACGAAACGATAGTTTGGCTGATTCACATGCATGGAAAGATAGGGTGTTCCTTGCATTGAGATCGCCTGCCAGAACAAATTCCCATGTGAGCCGGGTCAAATACAGATCGCCTGCCAGAACTGGCCCGACGAGTGATTAAAACTCGGATTTCAGCTTAAGAGTTCACGGCCATTAGGCGGAAACAAAGAAGATAGATCCACGGCAAAGTAGAATGATATTTTCACGATGAAATTGATCACAAGATATACTCACGCACATTGATTGAGATTAATCGTGGCTCGAACATCAGCTTGTAATGATGATTCCTAAACTTATTTACAAGTGACTTCCCAATTTTGACTGAGAGTGCATGATTCTCATTTCTGTTTATAAATTTAAGCAAtgtgaaaaaaaggaaaaaattatgTCCGTTCAATATGTCAGTGGCTGACCTTCAACCGTGCAAGAAAGCTTCATCTTTATTATCTCTTTGCTATTGTACTATAAACACTTCTTTTGATTGGATTGATCATTAAAATGATGAGACGAAAATGAACAACCATATGTTATATTATCTCTTTGCTATTGTACTATAAATACTCCATCTAACTTGTAACTTGAATATTTTGGAAGATTAATATTTGCAATGAGCACGCAAACGGGCGTCCAGcagtttgaccatcagtttccctttttaatttacaattaatattattattattattaatattattattaattattaatattaataattcataatataatacaataataaTCTATAACTATATCCATATTTATATCTACATACTTAAGCTAAAGAATCTATCTATTTACATACTTAAAGGAAAGTTCCAAAGGGAACTCCTCTAGCCAAATGTGACCAAATGATTTGCtatagtaaaatatttttaaacccatctctctcttctttctttcatagtaaaaagaaataaatgacTTTAACTaccaaaaaatagaaatatctataatatctatatatctatctatatctatatacttAAGTTAAAGAAGAGTTCTAAAGGAACTATTCCTTTAGCCAAGTGTCACCAAATGATTtgctataaataaataaaataggaaCTTATttggtttattttttttttcgatgaatAGAATGGTATCTGAACTTAACGGACCCCGAGTAATTCAATTTAAATCCTCGGTTGGTCCACTGAGATCATGTATCTTCTCTATTGGCAAGACTTGGATCTGAACTTTACGTAAGGGAACGTGTCAGTCCACTTGAATCAATTTATGTTAGTTCATATTCCTTCTTTATTgagacctttttttttttaatcatcaTTTAACATACCTAatcatttattgtttttcttacTCTTATTATTAACCAATTCCACAAAATCCTCAATTTCTCATCAagtgtttttcattttcaataaaatgtttttcattttcaataaaatattttttattttcttattaaaaaagaatttaaatttaGTCAAAATGAAAGACCACCATTTTTTAGTTGTgaatatatgatttttaattaataatacatGATGTGATACAATAAggataatattataatttaattgtaAGATATGATTGTTCGAAACATTATCATATAGATGGCAGTGAAGCCCGGGTGTACCACTGGTAATAAGTAACATGAAAAGTGGTCCATTTGCACAATAAGGTGCCTCGTGCCTCGTGTCTCAAgtcttttttatattcattaCATGTAAAAAACATGCCAGTAGTAGACAGATAGGAGCGGTAGGTTTAGTTGGTATCATGCTTTTGACTAGGACAGAATTAGCAGtttcaaaattagaaaatcGCAGTTAACCGTTTTGTTCtgaatagatatatatatatatatatatatatatatataatattattatatattatatatgaaatttggaaattttaatttaataggAGGTCAAAAAGTGAGGTAAAGAGAATAAAATTCCTAATTCCAATTTTAGATGGAcgtttatttaattttctttctttagaTATATGGACGAATGTTGTTTAACTACGATTATATGAGATTTGTGTTTAGTGTTTGTGGTATTTGGTATGTGGATGaatgaaatttaaagaaatcataattttacaataattttgaaaagattgTTTCAATATCGATTCGATTTGGTTAACCGAACCGTAAAACCAATTATTTTTCGAGATGGTATTACTCCAATTCGGTTACTGTTCGTAAAATTCTTGTCCTGAAAATCTGGGACGGTTACAGTTCTCGGTAGAAACCATACCAAACCGTCCCGCGCCCACCCCTACTTTTGACTTACATTGACGACCTAGGTTCGAACCCCTTTGTgcacttcttcttttttttttttttaaagcttCTTTCTAAGTGAAATCCTAACATGACCAGCTATAAGAAATAGAATGGCCTGGGTGATATGATGCTTTCTATTTCCAtctcccttttttatttttttcccatcCTTCCTCCGtttcttttcctcctttttcttttctcccttttatAATATGAGTTTATATGAACTCAATATTAAcgaataaatttaatttaatttaaggaATCTCTATTGTCTCTTTATACGCATGTATAcgcaattatatattacgaGTAGTGTTGTTGCATATAATCAAATTAGAAACTTTAACTTttatcactaaaaaaaaagaattttttaagattcaaattaaaaaaaaaagagaaaacatgAAAGAATTGTGATAAAGTTGAGTAATTGAACTGATATAActtgataaaataattttttataaaattaagtcATTGAAAACTAAAACGATATAACATAAGGCGATGGaatctttatattatatattatttttatagttGCGTCATAAGACTTATAAATTGTACAATCATGCATATGCTtttctaattaaattaaacattGTACATAAATTAATGATTATCCTTAAGATACCGCTCTGTTTGATGGCAATAGAAGGGATTCGATTTCACTCCTCTGATTCAATTCTATAGAATGTCTAGCTTCATCTGTATTCAATATATGATATGTACTGAataagaattttcaaaatttgatcTGAACCCAATAGATAAATGATCAGTAGTAATTAAATTCATATAGTATAACATCTGAATTTCATACCAAGTATAAACTGAGTACACATCTCAATAAAACAAATTACGATCTAAATGATGGTGGTCTAATataaaatatcgaaatctcaAATTGAAGAAATATATTCAAATCATTTCTTCTTTCAAGAATCAAATTAAGATGAATATTGATGGGCCGGCAAACTATAGGCCCTAGAGGTTCGCGAGGCCTAGCCATGAATTTGGTGGGAACAATTATTCGAATTCAATTTTGAATAACTTTCCAGGTAACTGTCGACAGTTAGAaaacatttataaatattttacaagTATGTAACTTTCTGGATGATTCGCTCATTCATTCATCTTACATCATTACTCATTTAAGTATCGGAGAGAAAAAAACGGGATTCCCTCCCAATATTCCCTTTCTTGCATGGAGTCCTTCCCGATGATATCCGGCACCCCCGTTTTCCAATCCACGTCATTGGTGCCTTTTGTAGGAAAGCTGACATGACAAGGTCGTGATCCCGGCTATTTGTGGAGATTGCTTAGTTTGTCGAGGCTTCGGGGGATTCTTCATGCCTGATGCAAGGAGGGAAGCACACCGGAGAGCCAAAGACTACTAGCGAGCATGGTTGACTCCATGAATTTGAGGAAATTGGTGGCGGTTCTCTGACATGTTCGtataaattgaggaaaaatggCAGTTTAATTCGAGAACTGCGCAAGTCAGGAACACCAGGAAGTTGCTGCAGGTTCAAAAGGGGAATGATTCTTTGCTACAAATCTTTGGATTGATGGGTTCTATCATCGCGATGGTGAGGGATGATGATTGATTTCTCTTAATCGCCTCTGTTGCAATCCGAATCAACTACAATAATTTCCAGGGAAGAATTCTCACCCCTCTTACCCATGAATTTCCTCCGTTAACTTTGTCAAATTTGATGCTTTTGGTTTGGGATTTCTTCGAAAGTTGATCAcgatttttatttgattaaagTGATATATAGCAGTCTGCTTCATGAGGGTTCTCCCCGGTTTGCTACCTGACCTTTTAAAAGTTCATTATCCCCCTAATTGGCGTCGCCGGAAACACAGAACCCGCCGGCGACGTCGATTCGGGAGATGGGGTGGCTAGTGGTTTTTGAAAATCTCAATTGGGATTTTCGTAATCGGGAGTGGGGGAGCCCTCTCCAGCCACCCCATCCCCCGATTGATGTCGCCGGGGGGTTCTGTTCTTGCCGACGACGTCGATCAGGGGATGGGGTGTCCAGCAGAGGCTCCCCCACCCCCGATTTCTGGAATCCCAGTCGGGATCTCCAAAAACCTAATTTCGGAAATCACGATTGAGATTTTCGTAATCGGGGATGGGGAGCCCCCGTCGACATCGTCGGCAGGTCCTATGCCTGCCGGCGATCCCTATTAGGGGGTGGGGTGCTGGCGGGCGTCCCCACCCcaacttcaatttttttaattattattattataaataattttaacaaCTTTTGAAAGATTAGGGGGCAAACCTTTACCGCCATGAAAGCTCAGAGGACAAATTGCTTTTTCCTCTCAAAAGTAATCCCTTTCACTAAATCTCAATTATAGTGCTTGCAAAGATGagcaaaataattattaacacagatggaggaaaaagaaagggagaaGAACAAAACAGATTATTATAATATCAAGTACCTAAAGTATTCTACTTCGTTACCTGTACAATACCTTCCAGCCTTATTACAACTCTTATTCTAACAGTTGAAGAGTCACAAGgtcataaaattattttgatatacAATATTTAGAGATGAAAGATCACTTACAGTATCTTGTTGAATGGTGAGGCAATGACAAAGGACAACTGCGAAGAACTTCTCAAGTATGTGAATT from Punica granatum isolate Tunisia-2019 chromosome 3, ASM765513v2, whole genome shotgun sequence includes:
- the LOC116198870 gene encoding flavonol synthase/flavanone 3-hydroxylase produces the protein MELKRVQALAFSCLPTETIPEEFIWPETEQPAITTYKGPVVPKIPTIDMSEPNREKLVQAISEASQDWGIFQVVKHGIPGDLISRLQRAGREFFELPQEEKEAYAKIPGSRSIEGYGSMLQKDFNGKKGWVDHLFHKIWPPSSINHQFWPKNPPSYREVNEEYAGYMREVVDKLFGALSLGLGLEEHVLKEAVGGEELQYNLKINYYPPCPRPDLALGVVAHTDLSALTVLVPNEVPGLQVLKDGHWIDAEYIPNALIIHIGDQIEILSNGRYRSVLHRTTVDRNRERMSWPVFLEPPMDFVVGPLGQLVDEQNPPKFKSKKFRDYMFCKLNKLPQ